A region from the Arvicanthis niloticus isolate mArvNil1 chromosome 29, mArvNil1.pat.X, whole genome shotgun sequence genome encodes:
- the LOC143440459 gene encoding homeobox protein Crxos-like: MEPSPHFTSMVRSFEFTYKQFRVLKRHFRLDPRPQDKTLEVLADALKLRKRHLKAWFYMMQNKSVRNWFSKTYRKRRMFYRHCISTATTRQNDPEESSQNDPGLPEALEALKNLTLSGYQSTAGTAQD; this comes from the exons ATGGAGCCCTCTCCACATTTTA cttCCATGGTTAGAAGCTTTGAGTTCACCTATAAGCAGTTCCGAGTGCTAAAAAGGCACTTCCGATTAGACCCCAGACCGCAGGATAAGACTCTGGAGGTCTTGGCTGATGCACTCAAACTGAGAAAAAGACACCTCAAG GCCTGGTTCTACATGATGCAGAATAAGAGCGTTCGCAACTGGTTTTCCAAGACCTACAGGAAACGGAGAATGTTCTATCGCCACTGCATATCAACAGCGACCACCAGGCAGAATGACCCCGAGGAGTCCTCTCAAAATGACCCTGGACTCCCGGAAGCTTTGGAAGCCCTGAAGAATCTCACACTCTCTGGGTACCAAAGCACAGCTGGCACGGCACAGGATTAG